From the genome of Bacteroides sp. MSB163, one region includes:
- a CDS encoding tetratricopeptide repeat protein translates to MKKLLPAFLFFISFTMLLGACGRDSHAVSSILLLADSLMQSRPDSSLQLLEEVSAPQKMGKTDRAWYALLLTQAKYKNYVSLENDSLIQVAVDYFEKNSDRERLAKSYFYTGCVYREQEDISTAINLYLKSLRTMPQGGDSVFLSMVYNDLGDCYTDQNMEETARNMYKQAYAINVSNHDTLRAFHNLNGIGGTFLLELQLDSALNYYQQALEMALSLDYPVLLGAIYKNLSGVYNEQGEYGQANDCISRAMPYLLDIESLTSAYSLKGDILYNLGKKDSAFYYWNLGKESSDIYTKTSNYYSIYQANKELSNWKDAILNVDSFIVYYDSIQRMNDRAEINELMDKHLLELHKYKLSVEHRRTMNLLIILSLFIVLVLSLILMWRDRCRKNRYIVLQKQLMENRAEILLHGKDICEEGNSKLHELKELRIDICISLFRSTEGGRKLTELMKAKPKERISIIHNHRVLILDDIRSAFADIMKDLNACCSSLTMNDLLYCVLIILHCPKEIVMDVMNTTADAIKTRKNRIKNKMDKGLFEKVFMSDNV, encoded by the coding sequence ATGAAAAAACTGTTACCCGCTTTCCTATTCTTTATATCATTTACTATGCTGCTAGGGGCATGCGGAAGAGATTCTCATGCTGTCAGCTCTATTCTGTTATTGGCTGATTCGTTGATGCAATCGCGTCCTGACAGTTCGCTGCAATTATTGGAGGAGGTTTCTGCACCGCAGAAGATGGGGAAAACAGACAGGGCATGGTATGCCTTGCTGCTTACGCAGGCGAAGTATAAGAATTATGTGTCGCTGGAGAATGATTCTTTGATACAGGTAGCTGTGGATTATTTTGAAAAGAACAGTGATAGAGAGCGATTGGCAAAATCTTATTTTTATACCGGATGTGTGTATCGGGAGCAAGAAGACATATCTACTGCCATAAATTTATATTTGAAGTCATTGAGGACTATGCCGCAAGGAGGTGACTCGGTATTTTTGTCTATGGTATATAACGATTTGGGAGATTGCTATACAGACCAAAATATGGAAGAGACAGCAAGAAACATGTATAAGCAGGCTTATGCTATAAATGTGAGTAATCATGATACTTTACGTGCATTTCACAATCTGAATGGTATTGGTGGTACTTTTTTGCTTGAACTTCAACTTGACAGTGCATTAAATTATTATCAACAGGCACTGGAAATGGCACTTTCACTGGATTATCCGGTGTTGTTGGGCGCCATATATAAGAATTTATCCGGAGTTTATAATGAGCAGGGAGAGTATGGACAGGCCAATGATTGTATTTCAAGAGCCATGCCTTATTTGTTAGATATAGAAAGCTTAACCTCTGCCTATTCTTTGAAAGGTGATATTTTGTATAATCTGGGTAAGAAAGACTCAGCCTTTTATTATTGGAATTTAGGAAAGGAATCTTCTGATATATATACAAAGACCTCAAATTATTATAGTATATATCAAGCCAATAAAGAGCTTTCTAATTGGAAAGATGCGATTTTAAATGTTGATTCTTTCATCGTTTATTATGATTCGATTCAGAGAATGAATGACCGTGCGGAGATTAACGAGTTAATGGATAAACATTTATTGGAATTGCATAAGTATAAACTCTCTGTTGAACATAGAAGAACAATGAATCTCCTGATTATATTATCCTTATTTATTGTTTTAGTATTAAGCCTTATATTGATGTGGAGGGATAGATGCAGGAAGAACAGATATATCGTTTTACAGAAACAACTGATGGAGAATCGTGCGGAAATATTGTTACATGGAAAAGATATCTGTGAAGAAGGAAATAGCAAGTTGCATGAATTGAAAGAGTTAAGGATTGATATTTGCATTTCTTTATTTAGATCAACTGAGGGGGGTAGGAAATTGACAGAATTAATGAAAGCAAAACCAAAAGAGCGTATTAGTATTATTCATAACCACAGGGTGTTGATTCTTGATGATATTAGAAGCGCATTTGCAGATATCATGAAGGATTTGAATGCTTGTTGTTCTTCTTTGACTATGAATGATTTGTTATATTGCGTATTAATCATACTTCATTGTCCAAAAGAAATTGTTATGGACGTAATGAATACTACTGCCGACGCAATAAAAACACGGAAAAATAGAATTAAGAATAAAATGGATAAGGGACTTTTTGAGAAAGTATTTATGTCTGATAATGTGTGA
- a CDS encoding histidine-type phosphatase, with protein MRLKQLLLCGMMWMCCVPLGAQTSKEEMFSTIEKTGGVYWAYPLDFAPQTRAPKGYKPFYVSHYGRHGSRYLIGDRDYKWLVDLFEEAHREGALSDLGEDARQRLLKVWEEAEGHGGDLTPLGVRQHRGIAERMYAAFPEAFKGSPSISARSTVVLRCAMSMVAFGDRLKELNPNLRISYEASHKYMDYLNFHTDESNRFTSSTDGPWAEEYRKFEDVHTNPDRLIASLFKDKRFILKKVNPKEVMWGMYWVASDMQNAETKVSFYDLFQPQELFDLWQCINYRFYVGNANHADGKGIVVANAKSLLQNILDSANEAIQKGGIAATLRFGHDGNVIPLVALMQIENCNVAVDDPYEVYKVWSDFKVVPMAANVQIAFFRNEKGNADDILVKILHNEHEVHIPVQTDQFPFYKWSDVESYYRNLLK; from the coding sequence ATGAGACTGAAACAATTACTGTTATGTGGTATGATGTGGATGTGCTGTGTTCCGCTTGGGGCGCAGACATCCAAAGAAGAGATGTTTTCTACCATTGAGAAAACGGGTGGCGTCTATTGGGCTTATCCACTTGATTTTGCACCGCAAACCCGGGCTCCCAAAGGATATAAACCATTCTACGTGAGCCACTATGGACGGCATGGTTCCCGTTATTTGATTGGCGACCGTGATTATAAATGGCTGGTGGACCTTTTTGAAGAAGCGCATCGTGAGGGTGCACTTTCAGACTTGGGAGAAGATGCCCGGCAGCGTTTGCTGAAGGTGTGGGAAGAAGCGGAAGGCCATGGAGGTGATCTGACCCCATTAGGTGTCCGTCAGCACCGTGGAATTGCGGAAAGAATGTATGCTGCATTTCCTGAAGCCTTTAAGGGCAGCCCTTCCATTTCTGCCCGTTCTACCGTTGTGTTGCGTTGTGCGATGAGTATGGTGGCTTTTGGTGATCGTTTGAAGGAACTGAATCCCAATCTGCGCATTTCTTATGAGGCCAGCCATAAGTATATGGACTACTTGAATTTCCATACGGACGAATCCAACCGCTTTACTTCTTCCACTGACGGTCCGTGGGCTGAAGAATACAGAAAGTTTGAAGATGTCCACACCAATCCCGACCGGTTGATTGCTTCTTTATTTAAGGACAAGCGTTTCATACTGAAGAAAGTGAATCCGAAGGAAGTGATGTGGGGTATGTACTGGGTGGCGAGTGATATGCAGAATGCAGAGACAAAGGTTTCTTTCTATGATTTGTTTCAGCCCCAGGAACTGTTTGATTTGTGGCAGTGTATCAACTATCGTTTCTATGTGGGCAATGCAAATCATGCAGACGGGAAAGGGATTGTTGTAGCCAATGCGAAATCATTGTTGCAGAATATTTTGGATAGCGCCAATGAGGCTATTCAGAAGGGAGGCATAGCTGCTACCCTTCGCTTCGGGCATGATGGCAATGTGATTCCTTTGGTGGCATTGATGCAGATAGAGAATTGTAATGTTGCCGTAGATGATCCTTACGAGGTGTATAAAGTGTGGAGTGACTTTAAGGTAGTCCCTATGGCCGCTAATGTGCAGATTGCCTTCTTCCGGAATGAAAAAGGAAACGCGGATGATATTCTGGTTAAGATACTGCATAATGAGCATGAAGTACACATTCCGGTACAGACCGACCAGTTTCCTTTCTATAAATGGAGCGATGTGGAGAGCTACTACCGGAACTTATTGAAATAA
- a CDS encoding DUF3244 domain-containing protein: protein MKTTFLLSLLFALFSLNIYAEQMVSIKQINLKKSLKGKGAQQPGTRSLEPLNVFAYFNPDNTALTINLDCVYTEVTVLVKSILTGETIQSELYFTPTNIFVNMSEVENGKYLLEISFGETLLSGEFSIE, encoded by the coding sequence ATGAAAACAACATTTTTACTTTCGCTCTTATTCGCTTTGTTCTCTCTAAATATTTATGCAGAACAAATGGTATCTATCAAACAGATTAATTTAAAAAAATCTCTTAAGGGAAAGGGAGCGCAACAGCCCGGAACACGTTCTTTAGAACCATTGAATGTCTTTGCCTATTTTAATCCTGATAATACTGCTTTGACTATTAATTTAGATTGCGTATATACTGAAGTAACGGTTTTGGTAAAAAGTATTTTGACAGGTGAAACTATTCAGTCTGAATTGTACTTTACTCCGACCAATATATTTGTGAATATGTCCGAAGTGGAGAATGGAAAATACTTATTAGAAATTTCTTTCGGAGAAACCTTGTTATCAGGAGAATTCAGTATCGAATAA
- a CDS encoding T9SS type A sorting domain-containing protein → MKKDKRISKRVALIFLLSVVLSMWAGLDICAQRIKYTYDNAGNRLTRQKEIVVQTRGALSDEEEPSVYEEELSETKVTIYPNPTRGMLKVDISGVEKFENARISLYDLTGKLLQQWAGISQSNEIDLSERTPGMYIMQVAYNGKISSWKIIKE, encoded by the coding sequence ATGAAAAAGGATAAACGGATATCTAAACGGGTAGCGCTTATATTTCTGCTATCTGTAGTTTTATCTATGTGGGCAGGTCTGGATATTTGTGCGCAGCGTATCAAATATACCTACGACAATGCCGGAAACCGGTTGACTCGCCAAAAGGAGATTGTCGTACAGACAAGGGGTGCTTTGAGTGATGAAGAGGAGCCATCGGTATACGAAGAAGAGCTTTCGGAAACTAAAGTAACTATTTATCCCAACCCTACCCGTGGTATGCTCAAAGTTGATATCTCAGGAGTTGAAAAGTTTGAGAATGCTCGAATATCCCTCTATGATCTTACCGGAAAGTTGTTGCAGCAGTGGGCGGGTATATCCCAATCCAATGAAATTGATTTATCCGAACGGACTCCGGGAATGTATATCATGCAGGTTGCCTACAATGGCAAGATTAGCAGTTGGAAGATAATTAAAGAATAA
- the metK gene encoding methionine adenosyltransferase produces MGYLFTSESVSEGHPDKVADQISDAVLDKLLAYDPSSKVACETLVTTGQVVLAGEVKTKAYVDLQLIAREVIQKIGYTKGEYMFESNSCGVLSAIHEQSPDINRGVERQDPMEQGAGDQGMMFGYATNETENYMPLSLDLAHRILQVLADIRREGKEMTYLRPDAKSQVTIEYDDNGTPVRIDTIVVSTQHDDFIQPADDSEAAQLKADEEMLATIRQDVINILMPRVIASIHAEKVLALFNDHITYHVNPTGKFVIGGPHGDTGLTGRKIIVDTYGGKGAHGGGAFSGKDPSKVDRSAAYAARHIAKNLVAAGVADEMLVQVSYAIGVARPINIYVNTYGRGHVNMSDGEIAKKIDELFDLRPKAIEDRLKLRNPIYQETAAYGHLGREPQIVTKHFKSRYEGNKDVEVELFTWEKLDYVDKVKAAFGL; encoded by the coding sequence ATGGGATATTTATTCACATCCGAATCGGTGTCAGAAGGACACCCCGACAAAGTGGCCGATCAAATATCGGACGCTGTGCTTGACAAACTGTTGGCTTACGACCCCAGTTCGAAAGTAGCTTGCGAAACTCTGGTAACTACCGGACAGGTGGTACTGGCTGGAGAAGTGAAAACCAAAGCGTACGTTGATCTGCAACTCATTGCGCGCGAAGTAATTCAGAAAATCGGCTATACCAAAGGCGAGTACATGTTCGAAAGTAACTCGTGCGGCGTATTGTCCGCCATTCATGAGCAAAGCCCCGACATTAACCGTGGTGTGGAACGTCAGGACCCTATGGAACAGGGGGCAGGCGACCAAGGCATGATGTTCGGTTATGCTACTAACGAAACAGAAAACTATATGCCTCTTTCGCTCGACCTGGCACATCGCATCTTGCAAGTGCTGGCCGACATCCGTCGCGAAGGTAAAGAGATGACTTATCTCCGTCCGGACGCCAAGAGTCAGGTAACTATTGAATATGATGATAACGGTACGCCTGTCCGCATCGATACAATTGTAGTTTCTACCCAGCATGATGATTTCATCCAGCCTGCCGACGACAGCGAAGCCGCCCAGCTGAAAGCGGATGAAGAAATGCTTGCCACTATCCGTCAGGATGTCATCAATATCCTGATGCCACGTGTCATTGCTTCTATTCATGCAGAGAAAGTACTTGCATTGTTCAATGACCATATCACCTATCACGTTAATCCTACCGGAAAGTTCGTTATCGGCGGACCTCACGGAGATACCGGTCTGACGGGACGTAAGATTATCGTGGATACCTACGGTGGTAAAGGTGCTCACGGTGGTGGCGCTTTCTCCGGTAAGGACCCCAGTAAGGTAGACCGTAGTGCCGCTTATGCAGCCCGTCATATTGCCAAGAACCTGGTGGCAGCCGGTGTAGCTGACGAAATGCTGGTACAGGTGTCTTATGCTATAGGTGTGGCTCGTCCCATTAATATCTATGTCAATACTTATGGCCGCGGCCATGTAAACATGAGCGATGGTGAGATTGCGAAGAAGATAGATGAACTTTTTGATCTTCGCCCGAAGGCTATTGAAGATCGCCTGAAGCTTCGTAATCCGATTTATCAGGAGACTGCTGCTTACGGACATCTGGGACGTGAACCGCAGATTGTTACCAAGCACTTCAAGTCTCGTTACGAAGGTAACAAAGATGTGGAGGTGGAACTTTTCACTTGGGAGAAACTGGATTACGTGGACAAGGTGAAAGCCGCTTTCGGTCTGTAA